From a region of the Theobroma cacao cultivar B97-61/B2 chromosome 8, Criollo_cocoa_genome_V2, whole genome shotgun sequence genome:
- the LOC18592417 gene encoding histone-lysine N-methyltransferase ASHH2 isoform X1: protein MGLCENRTLVDEPLREVAATEQHSCTELMGNLVPQQRDCIVFDPNGDCAGEPSEDENTDCERSRDIDCRDGIKGECKNVVGFGLKGLMGDECCDSTICLKKNECENVYSSCSKELMGDNIVFSENNQDVDDSDLKELVDNRCNDSVVCLEENRGESVDGSSSKELMGERNRDSAVFSNEHLGENVDGSFSDVLMGDRCGDSTVCLNENQGENVDGSFSDVLMGDRCGDSTVSSNEDQGENVDCAGSKELISYKDGHSVVCLNENQSENVDGSGSKEMMDDRCGDGVVCLNDNQGENVDGSGPEELIGDGDSTGYSNENQENVDRSGSKEWMGDSISDNVVCFNENQGNVDVNDSETDLLCLKNRGISGEDGPTAVDGCYQDENTACLSSGMEISIDQMRGIDENVVGWMLKECIDIQGGVCLIENLGKVDHHNSENDTSQDTEMPSELKTVATSPRNCVKQDKEKDDESVSGSTQQGAMEDGEEKCEEENDVLKRTGADVPNQILPSQKSEVPFELISVTGDFVSSSDWHNQKDDLSSSDLSLESFTKPVETKRTDDICIELLASKGCLSTLETLHRAESLGTHQNAQTDNKNVNGQSKNGVAEVFEKRAAVTAGTKVETPSEIINAEENGCNSKGDSFELGANCLGDRSDSLSCQLFDVVENGLSERLDPVDILAKDACAAISSSSSIDCSRQRENEGKDVVKVDCVSDTKHHPATSSSSRRGSRKSKSSRKAPAKRIARYCRKTKLANPHESIEFIFRASRKKRSCSSKPARASDWGLLSNITQFLEQYHEPGCNEVPNQERSKAGGGRASGKRSKNRAGKSRKGSSGISNTSTNCLRLKIKVGKEVASINLNSVVTESVDPSVSVDTSFNNHGKETSFQCPKLVNVVEDKVGKLESERQLQFKEDLEKVKTCSDASIMDLKLAHKVVESAENLEKSAEDAADNYPVSLSDAVAEASGEVVENKYIDPGTSPDSEVINLVPDARVGSIHQEESHNTVLNTSGALASAGGVKSSKSSKRGKKDNHKSPGVASARKSKSSKNCRGKQKTTVNGFCSSGALTSSTGANSSRENGLGVSEEAMKVEIATDAKACCSPDIPDTKNTKNLSSSKHKRNQPSKSSKSQGVSKGKSRVSDSARSRKGNACKQKGDELKSVSKTKVKKKGFDKDIVARGGRHPLTVDIAGNHISDNIEIPNTSNSIALADMINVDLVSDGTMEQCTQPDNAWVRCDDCHKWRRIPVALVKSIDEACRWVCGDNVDKAFADCSIPQEKSNADINADLGISDAEEDGCDGLNYKELEKGFESKHMTVPPTSHFWRIDSNWFLHRGRKTQTIDEIMVCHCKRPPDGKLGCGDECLNRMLNIECVQGTCPCGDLCSNQQFQKRKYAKMKWDRFGRKGFGLRTLEDISASQFLIEYVGEVLDMQAYEARQKEYASRGQRHFYFMTLNGSEVIDAYVKGNLGRFINHSCDPNCRTEKWMVNGEICIGLFALRDIKQGEEVTFDYNYVRVFGAAAKKCHCGSPHCRGYIGGDLLSAEEIVHDDSDEESPEPMMLEDGETWNGSDNIISRSSSFDGAEMQSVESVVTDGVIKLENMPEAEDSVNRSASVTSQLKSSVETEYLNGNFQLSIQPEEVLPAMAAVQPDSTTGKKALNKTSCSIQKLDTSLNILDNKLPSDVVDANKKSKFDTAEDKQVPPKSRPLMKTSRSSSSIKKGKISSNSLNGNKVQMTSTKSQVPSVKPKRLSENSSNCRFEAVEEKLNELLDCDGGITKRKDASKGYLKLLLLTATSGDSGNGETIQSNRDLSMILDALLKTKSRLVLTDIINKNGLQMLHNIMKKYRSDFKKIPILRKLLKVLEYLAMREILTLDHIIGGPSCAGRQSFRESILSLTEHDDKQVHQIARNFRDRWIPKPVRKLSYRDKDEGKMEFHRGLDCNRVPASNNHWREQAIRPTEAISCVMQSVVATTSVDTASREGCSSSSTGVCQTNSTKIRKRKSRWDQPAETEKIGSRSPKKLQYSSLPVLVESTPDHIDKMSQGDKECRDCVCKGEAINVDNGRHSFQEDVPPGFSSPPNASLVSSTAPSTAIEFPKPYQLKCPDVIIALPQKRFISRLPVSYGIPLPILQQFGSPQGECVESWIIAPGMPFHPFPPLPPCPRDKKDTRPACTANSIGIDEDAEEGQRDSNRPATSYPDENIPCMAGGNQPDPDIPGTNIQQAFKRMRESYDLGKKYFRQQKRKGPPWHKSECMGNNQIGGTCCIDVGNVKNELRNSYFSDDITCRVEKGGNDFYQQPQHPNQQ from the exons ATGGGTTTGTGCGAGAATAGGACCTTGGTTGATGAACCTTTGCGTGAAGTTGCTGCTACAGAGCAACATTCGTGCACAGAGTTGATGGGAAACCTTGTGCCTCAGCAGCGGGATTGCATTGTGTTTGATCCTAACGGGGATTGTGCTGGTGAACCGAGTGAAGATGAAAATACTGATTGTGAAAGGTCTAGGGATATTGATTGCAGAGATGGAATAAAGGGTGAGTGCAAGAATGTGGTTGGTTTTGGCTTGAAGGGATTGATGGGTGATGAATGTTGTGACAGCAcaatttgtttgaaaaaaaatgagtgTGAAAATGTCTATAGTTCTTGTTCAAAAGAATTGATGGGTGATAATATTGTTTTCTCAGAAAATAATCAGGATGTGGATGATTCTGACTTGAAGGAATTGGTGGACAATAGGTGCAATGATAGTGTGGTTTGTTTGGAAGAAAATCGGGGTGAAAGTGTGGATGGTTCTAGTTCAAAGGAATTGATGGGTGAAAGGAACAGGGATAGTGCAGTTTTCTCAAATGAACATCTGGGTGAGAATGTGGATGGTTCTTTTTCAGATGTCTTGATGGGTGATAGGTGTGGTGATAGTACAGTTTGCTTGAATGAGAATCAGGGTGAGAATGTGGATGGTTCTTTTTCAGATGTCTTGATGGGTGATAGGTGTGGTGATAGTACAGTTTCCTCCAATGAGGATCAGGGTGAGAACGTAGATTGTGCTGGCTCCAAGGAATTGATTAGTTATAAGGATGGTCATAGCGTGGTATGCTTGAATGAAAATCAGTCTGAGAATGTGGATGGTTCTGGTTCAAAGGAAATGATGGATGATAGGTGTGGTGACGGTGTGGTTTGTTTGAATGATAATCAGGGTGAAAATGTAGATGGTTCTGGTCCAGAGGAATTGATTGGTGATGGTGATAGCACAGGTTATTCAAATGAAAATCAGGAAAATGTAGATCGTTCTGGTTCAAAGGAATGGATGGGTGATAGTATCAGTGATAATGTGGTTTGTTTCAATGAAAATCAGGGTAATGTTGATGTTAATGATTCAGAAACTGATCTGTTGTGCTTGAAAAACAGAGGAATTTCAGGTGAAGATGGTCCAACTGCTGTGGATGGATGTTATCAGGATGAAAATACTGCTTGTTTGAGCAGTGGCATGGAGATTTCTATAGATCAGATGAGAGGAATTGATGAAAATGTGGTTGGTTGGATGTTAAAAGAATGCATTGACATTCAAGGTGGGGTTTGTTTGATTGAGAATCTGGGTAAAGTTGATCATCACAACTCAGAAAATGATACTTCACAGGACACTGAAATGCCATCAGAATTGAAAACAGTGGCTACTTCACCTAGAAATTGTGTTAAACAGGATAAGGAGAAGGATGATGAGAGTGTCAGTGGTTCCACTCAGCAGGGGGCCATGGAAGATGGGGAAGAAAAGTGTGAAGAGGAAAATGATGTGCTTAAAAGGACGGGGGCTGATGTTCCGAACCAAATATTGCCTTCGCAAAAGAGTGAAGTGCCTTTTGAGTTAATAAGTGTAACAGGTGATTTTGTGAGTAGTAGTGACTGGCATAACCAGAAAGATGATCTGAGTAGTAGTGATCTCTCATTGGAAAGTTTTACTAAACCTGTGGAAACTAAACGTACGGATGATATATGCATTGAGTTATTGGCTTCAAAGGGTTGCTTGAGTACATTGGAAACATTACATAGGGCTGAATCATTGGGCACCCATCAGAATGCACAAACTGACAATAAGAATGTTAATGGTCAATCAAAAAATGGTGTTGCAGAGGTTTTTGAGAAGAGGGCTGCTGTAACTGCAGGTACAAAGGTTGAGACTCCCAGTGAAATTATAAATGCAGAAGAAAATGGCTGCAATTCAAAAGGGGATTCTTTTGAGCTAGGTGCAAACTGTCTTGGTGATAGATCAGATTCTCTGTCATGTCAGCTCTTTGATGTTGTTGAAAATGGCTTGTCTGAGAGGTTGGATCCAGTAGATATTTTGGCAAAGGATGCCTGTGCTGCGATTAGTTCTAGCAGTTCAATTGACTGTTCCAgacaaagagaaaatgaaggaaaggATGTTGTCAAGGTTGATTGTGTTTCAGACACTAAGCATCATCCTGCCACATCTTCCTCATCTCGAAGAGGCAGCAGAAAAAGCAAATCAAGCCGAAAGGCTCCGGCGAAAAGGATTGCCAGGTACTGCAGGAAGACGAAGCTGGCAAACCCACATGAAAgtattgaatttattttcagAGCTTCAAGGAAGAAGAGAAGCTGTTCATCCAAACCAGCTCGTGCTTCTGACTGGGGATTGTTGAGTAATATTACACAATTTCTTGAGCAGTATCATGAGCCTGGGTGTAATGAAGTGCCGAATCAAGAACGGTCCAAAGCTGGGGGTGGCCGAGCAAGTGGGAAACGGAGCAAAAATCGGGCTGGTAAAAGCAGAAAAGGGTCAAGTGGGATAAGTAACACTTCAACCAATTGCCTACGTTTGAAGATCAAAGTGGGCAAGGAAGTTGCTTCAATTAATCTGAATAGTGTGGTTACAGAATCGGTTGATCCATCAGTTTCTGTTGATACTTCTTTTAATAATCATGGGAAAGAAACCAGTTTTCAATGTCCAAAATTAGTTAATGTTGTTGAAGATAAAGTAGGGAAACTGGAAAGTGAAAGGCAGTTGCAGTTTAAGGAGGACTTAGAAAAGGTGAAAACATGCTCAGATGCTTCTATTATGGATCTAAAACTAGCACATAAGGTTGTGGAGAGTGCTGAAAATCTTGAAAAGTCTGCTGAAGATGCTGCAGATAATTACCCTGTAAGTCTGTCTGATGCGGTGGCTGAAGCATCTGGGGAAGTTGTAGAGAACAAGTACATTGATCCTGGAACTTCACCAGATTCCGAAGTAATCAATTTAGTTCCTGATGCCCGAGTTGGTTCAATACACCAAGAAGAGTCACATAATACTGTCTTGAATACTTCTGGAGCGCTTGCTTCTGCTGGAGGTGTTAAGAGTAGTAAGAGTAGCAAGCGGGGAAAGAAGGATAATCATAAATCTCCTGGTGTAGCCAGTGCAAGGAAATCTAAATCATCAAAGAATTGCAGAGGCAAACAAAAAACAACAGTTAATGGATTTTGCTCTAGCGGAGCTCTTACTTCATCCACTGGTGCAAATTCTTCAAGAGAGAATGGGCTTGGTGTCTCTGAAGAGGCTATGAAAGTGGAAATTGCTACGGATGCTAAAGCATGTTGCAGTCCTGATATTCCAGATACAAAGAACACTAAGAATTTGTCTTCCTCTAAACACAAGCGGAATCAACCTTCCAAAAGCTCAAAATCTCAGGGAGTGAGCAAGGGAAAGTCCAGAGTCTCTGATTCAGCAAGGAGCAGGAAAGGAAATGCTTGTAAGCAGAAAGGGGATGAATTGAAGTCAGTTAGTAAGAccaaagtaaagaagaaaggcTTTGACAAAGACATTGTTGCCAGAGGAGGAAGGCACCCACTAACAG TTGATATTGCAGGAAATCACATTTCAGATAATATTGAGATCCCAAATACCAGCAACAGTATTGCATTGGCAGACATGATTAATGTTGACTTGGTATCAGATGGTACCATGGAGCAGTGTACACAGCCTGATAATGCTTGGGTGCGTTGTGATGATTGTCATAAGTGGCGGCGAATACCAGTTGCACTTGTAAAGTCAATTGATGAAGCATGCCGTTG GGTCTGTGGGGACAACGTGGATAAAGCATTTGCTGATTGCTCAATCCCTCAAGAGAAGTCCAATGCAGATATTAATGCAGACTTGGGCATATCAGATGCTGAGGAAGATGGTTGTGATGGTTTAAATTATAAGGAACTGGAGAAGGGATTTGAAAGTAAACATATGACCG TGCCACCAACATCACATTTTTGGCGTATTGATAGTAATTGGTTTTTGCACCGTGGCCGTAAAACTCAAACCATTGATGAG ATAATGGTTTGCCATTGCAAACGACCTCCAGATGGTAAGCTTGGTTGTGGGGATGAATGCCTGAATCGAATGCTGAACATTGAATGTGTCCAAGGCACCTGTCCATGCGGGGACCTATGTTCAAATCAACAG TTCCAGAAACGCAAATATGCAAAAATGAAATGGGACAGATTTGGTAGGAAAGGTTTTGGGCTGAGGACGCTTGAGGATATATCTGCTAGCCAGTTCCTTATTGAATACGTTGGAGAg GTGCTTGATATGCAAGCTTATGAGGCTCGGCAAAAGGAGTATGCTTCTAGGGGTCAGAGGCATTTCTATTTCATGACATTGAATGGCAGTGAG GTAATAGATGCATATGTCAAAGGAAATTTGGGGCGCTTCATTAATCATAGTTGTGATCCCAATTGTCGTACTGAAAAG TGGATGGTGAATGGAGAAATTTGTATTGGACTATTTGCATTGAGGGATATAAAACAG GGTGAAGAGGTGACATTTGACTACAACTATGTGAGGGTATTTGGAGCTGCTGCTAAAAAATGTCATTGTGGTTCACCTCATTGTCGTGGTTATATAGGTGGTGATCTACTTAGTGCGGAAGAAATTGTTCATGATGATTCAGATGAAGAATCTCCTGAACCTATGATGCTTGAAGATGGTGAAACTTGGAATGGTTCTGACAATATAATATCTAGATCTAGTTCCTTTGATGGTGCAGAAATGCAATCTGTGGAGAGTGTAGTAACTGATGGTGTAATAAAGTTGGAGAATATGCCAGAAGCTGAGGACTCTGTGAACCGTTCTGCTTCTGTCACATCTCAATTGAAGAGTTCAGTTGAAACAGAATATTTGAACGGAAATTTCCAATTATCCATTCAGCCAGAAGAAGTTTTGCCAGCTATGGCCGCTGTTCAGCCAGATAGTACCACAGGAAAGAAGGCTTTGAACAAAACCTCATGTTCCATTCAGAAATTAGATACTTCTCTAAATATTTTGGACAACAAATTACCTTCTGATGTTGTTGATGCTAATAAGAAGTCAAAGTTTGATACTGCAGAAGACAAACAGGTTCCTCCAAAATCACGCCCCTTGATGAAGACTTCTCGTTCATCTAGCTCTATTAAGAAAGGGAAAATTAGTAGTAATTCTCTGAATGGAAATAAGGTTCAGATGACATCCACCAAATCTCAAGTGCCTTCTGTCAAGCCCAAAAGATTGTCAGAAAATTCTAGTAATTGCCGTTTTGAAGCAG TGGAGGAGAAACTTAATGAATTGCTGGATTGTGATGGGGGGATAACAAAACGAAAG GATGCTTCGAAGGGCTACTTAAAGCTTCTGCTTCTCACAGCAACTTCTGGTGATAGCGGCAATGGTGAAACAATTCAAAG CAATCGAGATCTTTCAATGATTCTTGATGCacttttaaaaacaaaatcacgACTTGTGCTGACTGATATAATAAACAAGAATG GTTTGCAGATGCTACACAACATTATGAAGAAATACAGAAGCGACTTCAAAAAGATCCCGATTCTTCGGAAGCTTCTAAAG GTTTTGGAGTATTTAGCAATGAGGGAGATACTTACCCTGGACCATATTATTGGAGGTCCTTCCTGTGCTGGAAGGCAGAG CTTTAGAGAGTCAATACTGTCATTGACAGAGCATGATGACAAACAG GTCCATCAAATAGCCCGAAACTTTCGAGATAGATGGATTCCTAAACCTGTCAGAAAACTTAGCTACAGGGACAAGGACGAGGGCAAAATGGAGTTTCACAGAGGTTTGGACTGTAACAGGGTGCCAGCATCAAACAATCACTGGCGTGAGCAGGCCATAAGACCTACTGAAGCAATTAGTTGTGTTATGCAATCAGTGGTTGCAACAACTTCAGTGGATACTGCATCCCGTGAAGGATGTTCCTCATCATCTACTGGTGTTTGCCAAACAAATAGTACCAAAATTCGCAAGCGTAAAAGCCGCTGGGATCAGCCAGCAGAGACGGAGAAAATTGGCTCACGGTCACCAAAGAAACTTCAATATAGTTCATTACCTGTTTTAGTTGAATCAACACCAGATCACATAGACAAGATGAGCCAAGGGGATAAAGAATGCCGTGACTGTGTTTGCAAGGGTGAAGCTATTAATGTTGACAATGGAAGACACAGTTTTCAGGAGGATGTTCCACCAGGGTTCTCATCTCCTCCCAATGCATCCTTGGTTTCATCTACTGCTCCATCAACTGCTATCGAATTCCCTAAACCGTATCAGCTGAAGTGTCCTGATGTGATTATTGCTCTTCCACAGAAGAGATTCATCTCCCGCTTGCCCGTCTCCTATGGAATTCCATTGCCCATTTTGCAGCAGTTTGGATCACCACAGGGTGAATGTGTAGAGAGTTGGATAATTGCCCCAGGCATGCCTTTCCATCCTTTTCCACCTTTACCTCCATGTCCCCGTGATAAGAAAGACACTCGACCTGCTTGCACTGCTAATTCCATTGGAATTGATGAAGATGCAGAAGAAGGGCAACGGGACAGCAATCGACCTGCCACTAGTTATCCTGATGAAAACATTCCTTGCATGGCTGGTGGTAACCAACCTGATCCAGACATTCCAGGTACTAACATCCAACAGGCATTTAAAAGAATGAGGGAATCTTATGATTTGGGTAAGAAGTACTTCAGACAGCAGAAACGGAAAGGGCCTCCGTGGCATAAGTCTGAATGCATGGGAAATAACCAGATAGGTGGGACATGCTGCATAGATGTAGGAAATGTAAAAAATGAGCTCagaaattcttatttttcagATGATATAACCTGTAGAGTTGAAAAAGGTGGTAATGATTTTTATCAGCAACCTCAGCACCCAAATCAACAATGA